In one Paenibacillus sp. JQZ6Y-1 genomic region, the following are encoded:
- a CDS encoding alpha-ketoacid dehydrogenase subunit beta has translation MAMMEYIDAIRLAMKEEMALDENVFVLGEDVGVKGGVFTTTKGLQELYGEDRVMDTPLSESAIAGVAIGAAMYGMKPIAEMQYSDFMLPATNQIISEAAKIRYRSNNDWSCPLVVRAPIGGGIFGGLYHSQCMESVFFGTAGLKIVAPFSAYDAKGLLKAAIRDPDPVLFFENKKCYKLIKGDVPEDDYVVPIGKANVLREGDDITVISYSLPLHFIMQAADELEQEGITSHVLDLRTIQPIDRQGIIDAARRTGKVLIVHEDNLTGGVGGEVAAIIAEECLFELDAPIRRLAGPDAPAMPINPPQEKAYMLNKDKVKAAMRDLALF, from the coding sequence ATGGCAATGATGGAATATATTGATGCGATTCGTCTGGCGATGAAGGAAGAGATGGCGCTGGACGAGAATGTATTCGTACTCGGTGAGGATGTCGGCGTCAAAGGCGGCGTATTCACCACAACCAAAGGGCTGCAAGAACTCTACGGCGAAGATCGCGTCATGGATACGCCGCTGTCCGAATCGGCGATTGCCGGTGTGGCGATCGGTGCAGCAATGTACGGTATGAAGCCGATTGCCGAGATGCAATATTCGGACTTTATGCTGCCAGCGACGAACCAGATTATTAGTGAAGCGGCGAAGATTCGCTACCGCTCTAACAACGACTGGAGCTGTCCGCTGGTTGTACGCGCGCCGATCGGCGGCGGTATTTTCGGCGGTCTGTATCACTCGCAATGTATGGAGTCCGTGTTTTTTGGAACCGCTGGTTTAAAAATCGTCGCTCCATTTTCTGCGTACGATGCGAAGGGGCTGCTCAAAGCAGCTATTCGCGACCCAGACCCAGTGCTCTTTTTTGAAAATAAAAAATGTTATAAGCTGATTAAAGGCGATGTACCAGAGGATGATTATGTTGTGCCGATCGGCAAAGCCAATGTGCTGCGCGAAGGCGACGATATTACCGTAATCAGCTACAGTCTGCCGCTGCATTTCATCATGCAAGCAGCAGACGAATTGGAGCAAGAAGGCATCACCAGTCATGTACTGGATCTGCGTACGATTCAACCGATCGACCGTCAGGGTATCATTGATGCGGCTCGCCGTACGGGGAAAGTGCTGATCGTGCATGAGGACAATCTAACAGGCGGCGTAGGTGGCGAAGTGGCTGCGATTATCGCGGAAGAATGCTTGTTTGAGCTGGATGCGCCGATTCGCCGTCTGGCAGGACCAGATGCACCGGCAATGCCGATCAACCCACCGCAGGAAAAAGCGTATATGCTGAACAAGGATAAAGTAAAAGCTGCTATGCGCGATCTGGCTCTTTTCTAA
- a CDS encoding thiamine pyrophosphate-dependent dehydrogenase E1 component subunit alpha — MNAKGTIDQQTRHEQLGLSNEQAIELYRYMMMARKFDERCLLLQRAGKINFHVSGVGQEATQVGAAFALDREQDYFLPYYRDYGFVLSVGMTARELMLSAFAKAEDPNSGGRQMPGHFGSKRLRIVTGSSPVTTQVPHAVGVALAAKMKKQKLVSFVTFGEGSSNQGDFHEGCNFAGVHKLPVIIMCENNQYAISVPLHKQLSGKVSDRALGYGFPGIRVDGNDVLEVYAAVKEARERAMNGEGPTLIESMVYRLSPHSTSDNDLAYRTKEEVDANWKKDGVPRYKQYLLDCGIWTEEQDQELQKECTQIMKEATEYADNAPYPRAEDTLLHVFAGDGEDAQ, encoded by the coding sequence ATGAACGCAAAAGGTACTATTGACCAGCAAACCCGACATGAACAGCTCGGGCTAAGCAACGAACAGGCGATTGAACTGTATCGATATATGATGATGGCGCGTAAGTTTGACGAACGTTGTCTGCTGCTGCAACGCGCTGGTAAAATTAATTTCCACGTATCCGGTGTTGGACAGGAAGCGACTCAGGTCGGTGCGGCATTTGCATTGGATCGCGAGCAAGATTATTTCCTGCCATACTACCGTGATTACGGATTTGTACTGTCTGTTGGTATGACTGCCCGTGAATTGATGCTGTCGGCATTCGCCAAAGCGGAAGACCCAAACAGCGGCGGACGCCAGATGCCAGGTCACTTCGGCAGCAAGCGTCTGCGCATTGTAACAGGCTCTAGCCCGGTAACGACGCAGGTGCCACACGCTGTCGGTGTAGCCCTTGCCGCTAAGATGAAGAAGCAGAAGCTTGTATCCTTCGTAACGTTTGGTGAAGGCTCAAGCAACCAAGGCGACTTCCACGAAGGCTGTAACTTTGCCGGTGTACATAAGTTGCCGGTTATCATTATGTGTGAAAATAACCAGTACGCGATCTCTGTACCGCTGCACAAGCAATTGAGTGGCAAGGTCAGCGACCGCGCACTCGGTTACGGCTTCCCTGGTATTCGTGTCGATGGTAATGACGTACTAGAAGTCTACGCTGCGGTCAAAGAAGCACGCGAACGTGCCATGAACGGCGAAGGTCCGACACTGATCGAATCGATGGTATACCGTCTGTCCCCGCACTCCACCTCCGATAACGATCTGGCTTACCGGACCAAGGAAGAAGTGGACGCGAACTGGAAAAAAGACGGCGTGCCGCGCTACAAGCAGTATTTGCTGGATTGCGGTATTTGGACCGAAGAGCAAGATCAAGAGCTGCAAAAGGAATGCACGCAGATCATGAAGGAAGCGACCGAATACGCGGACAACGCCCCTTATCCGCGCGCGGAAGACACACTGCTGCACGTATTTGCAGGTGACGGGGAGGATGCACAGTAA
- the lpdA gene encoding dihydrolipoyl dehydrogenase, with protein sequence MTINCDVAILGGGTGGYVAAIRAAQLGKDVVIIEQDKLGGTCLHRGCIPSKSLLRSAEVFTLMQDSEHYGVAADNVTLKFASVQARKQGIVDQLHKGVQYLMSKNKIRVVQGQGRVIGPSIFSPQSGAVAVEFEDGEMETVVSKNLIIATGSRPRDLPGLEADGQLILNSDHALQLEQLPESILIVGGGVIGMEWASMLNDFGVQVTVVEAAPQILPLEDEEVARELRRLLEKRGVTIYTGAALQLDTYRPGDGQLSIDMLHKEETVTLSASQMLVSVGRRANVETIGLANTDIQVENGFIKVNENMQTSEAHIYAIGDVIGGLQLAHAASHEGIAAVHHLSGEHVHYNADQVSRCVYTRPEVASVGITAAQAELQGKTVKIGKFPFKAIGKALVHGESDGFVKVVADAQTDDLLGVQIVGPQATDLISEAALAQFLDATPWEVGQTVHAHPTLAEIMGEAMLAVDGKATGM encoded by the coding sequence ATGACTATAAATTGTGATGTAGCGATTCTAGGCGGCGGCACCGGAGGATATGTGGCGGCGATCCGTGCAGCCCAACTTGGCAAGGATGTCGTTATTATTGAGCAGGACAAACTGGGCGGAACCTGCCTGCACCGTGGCTGTATTCCAAGTAAAAGTCTGCTGCGCAGCGCCGAAGTGTTCACTTTGATGCAGGACAGTGAGCATTATGGCGTAGCTGCGGACAATGTGACATTGAAATTCGCCAGTGTACAGGCGCGCAAGCAGGGCATCGTCGATCAGCTGCACAAGGGCGTACAATATTTGATGAGCAAAAATAAAATTCGCGTAGTGCAGGGACAGGGACGTGTCATCGGCCCATCGATCTTTTCCCCGCAAAGTGGTGCGGTCGCGGTTGAATTTGAAGATGGCGAGATGGAGACAGTGGTATCCAAAAATCTGATCATTGCCACCGGTTCGCGTCCGCGTGATCTGCCCGGTCTAGAAGCGGATGGACAGCTTATTCTGAACAGTGATCATGCACTCCAATTGGAGCAATTGCCTGAGTCGATCTTGATCGTAGGCGGTGGTGTCATTGGTATGGAGTGGGCGTCGATGCTGAATGACTTTGGCGTGCAGGTGACAGTTGTAGAAGCGGCACCACAGATTTTGCCATTGGAGGACGAGGAAGTAGCGCGCGAGCTGCGTCGTTTACTGGAAAAACGTGGCGTGACCATTTACACTGGAGCAGCGCTACAATTGGATACATATCGTCCTGGTGATGGACAGCTGTCCATTGATATGCTGCACAAGGAGGAAACCGTTACTCTATCAGCCTCACAGATGCTAGTATCGGTCGGTCGCCGTGCCAATGTGGAGACGATTGGTCTTGCCAATACGGATATTCAAGTGGAGAACGGCTTTATCAAAGTGAACGAAAATATGCAGACCAGCGAAGCGCATATTTATGCAATTGGCGATGTGATTGGCGGATTGCAGCTAGCTCATGCCGCCAGTCATGAAGGCATCGCAGCGGTGCATCATCTGTCCGGCGAACATGTGCATTATAATGCTGATCAAGTATCCCGCTGCGTCTACACACGTCCAGAGGTTGCTAGTGTGGGCATTACCGCAGCACAAGCCGAATTACAGGGCAAAACTGTCAAAATCGGCAAATTCCCATTCAAAGCAATCGGTAAAGCACTCGTTCATGGCGAGAGCGACGGCTTTGTAAAAGTGGTTGCCGATGCGCAGACGGACGATCTGCTCGGCGTGCAAATCGTTGGTCCACAAGCAACCGATCTCATCAGTGAAGCAGCATTGGCGCAATTCCTTGATGCTACACCGTGGGAAGTGGGACAAACGGTGCATGCGCATCCGACGCTTGCCGAAATTATGGGCGAGGCGATGCTGGCGGTAGATGGCAAAGCGACTGGCATGTAA
- a CDS encoding SAM-dependent methyltransferase — protein sequence MSEFLNEKSNQDKQIPSAEHQAQAGLQLERIVFLGRTFEEYSSMFNLTIPELNHKKILDCPGGACSFSAQAAKHGADTTAADIAYYFAGDDLYHKGRSDIDHMLISMETARDRYDWSLMRHPQHLAEVRLSALEQMVQDRRAFPQRYIAAQLPQLPFANQEFDLTLSAHFLFLYADRLDRDFHIATLRELMRVTANELRIFPLVTLEGHPVEYRQDVVEIAGEGQWVSQVQPTNYRFQQGAHELLILRRR from the coding sequence ATGAGTGAGTTTTTGAATGAGAAGTCGAATCAAGATAAACAGATACCATCAGCAGAGCATCAAGCCCAAGCAGGCTTGCAGTTGGAGCGCATCGTCTTTCTAGGACGTACGTTTGAGGAATACAGCAGCATGTTCAATCTGACCATCCCTGAGCTGAATCATAAAAAGATACTGGATTGTCCAGGCGGCGCTTGTTCATTCAGTGCGCAAGCGGCTAAGCATGGCGCGGATACGACTGCGGCGGATATTGCATATTATTTTGCCGGAGATGATCTGTATCATAAAGGTCGCAGCGATATTGATCATATGCTGATTTCGATGGAGACGGCTCGTGATCGCTACGACTGGTCGTTGATGCGTCATCCGCAGCATTTGGCAGAGGTACGACTGTCTGCTTTAGAACAGATGGTGCAGGATCGCCGTGCATTTCCACAGCGCTACATAGCGGCACAGTTGCCGCAGCTGCCATTTGCGAATCAGGAGTTTGATCTAACGCTGAGTGCGCATTTTCTATTTTTGTATGCCGATCGACTGGATCGGGATTTTCATATTGCTACTCTGCGCGAACTGATGCGTGTAACGGCGAATGAATTACGGATATTTCCGTTAGTTACGCTGGAAGGGCATCCCGTGGAATATCGGCAGGATGTAGTGGAGATTGCTGGTGAAGGGCAGTGGGTATCTCAAGTGCAGCCTACCAACTATCGTTTTCAGCAAGGAGCACATGAATTGTTGATCCTTCGTCGTCGTTAA
- a CDS encoding glycoside hydrolase family 88 protein — protein MNATAGMQSSREVWIWTMEKLRAQASVIRDHFPHIAQHGRYDRCSPEWWTAGFWPGLLWLVQRYDVSDTMHYDGGESLRSLAYQQVKPNALLRDWACSCEQQLERCLYHPEQVDHNLGMIWTLSGVANYEQTGDREARRRSLLAANLLAGRFNVRGGYLRAWNFESARMDTRGVTIIESLMNLPLLYWASLQTGDPRYRALAMAHADTIAREMVREDGSVCHVVEFDHTTGQRQREHAGEAYHVGSSWARGTAWALYGFTLSYAYTAKTRYLELAQRIADYFLEQLDEQVVPCWDWRAPSEQRHLIDSSATAIAASSLLELSNYVIKSERRRFQRAALIGVKGLYEQYSTRHTDDEGLITDAYVADSEQRHLHVPVIYGDYFFTEALVKLRGGQGLMTPGLQARP, from the coding sequence ATGAACGCTACGGCGGGAATGCAAAGCTCCCGTGAAGTCTGGATATGGACGATGGAGAAACTACGAGCACAGGCATCGGTTATTCGCGATCATTTCCCACATATCGCGCAGCATGGTCGGTATGATCGCTGTAGCCCTGAATGGTGGACAGCTGGCTTTTGGCCAGGCTTGTTGTGGTTGGTGCAGCGCTATGATGTGAGCGATACGATGCACTATGATGGTGGTGAATCTCTACGATCGCTAGCATATCAGCAAGTGAAGCCGAACGCGCTATTGCGAGATTGGGCATGCAGCTGTGAGCAGCAGCTGGAACGATGTCTGTATCATCCTGAACAGGTGGATCACAATCTGGGCATGATCTGGACACTCAGTGGGGTGGCAAATTATGAGCAGACTGGTGATAGGGAGGCGCGACGTCGTAGTCTGCTGGCTGCCAATTTATTGGCGGGACGATTTAATGTGCGAGGCGGGTATTTGCGGGCGTGGAACTTTGAATCGGCGCGAATGGATACGCGCGGGGTCACGATCATCGAAAGTCTAATGAATCTACCACTGTTATACTGGGCATCGCTGCAAACAGGTGATCCGCGTTATCGTGCGCTGGCAATGGCGCATGCGGATACGATAGCGCGTGAAATGGTACGGGAGGATGGTTCAGTCTGCCATGTGGTAGAGTTTGATCATACTACGGGACAACGACAGCGGGAACATGCAGGTGAGGCGTATCATGTGGGTTCGTCATGGGCGCGCGGAACGGCATGGGCATTGTATGGGTTTACGTTATCCTATGCGTATACTGCCAAGACACGATATTTGGAGCTGGCACAGAGGATTGCAGACTATTTTCTGGAGCAGTTGGATGAACAAGTAGTGCCTTGCTGGGATTGGCGTGCACCCTCAGAACAGCGACATCTTATCGATTCCTCCGCAACTGCGATTGCTGCCAGCAGTCTGCTGGAGCTGTCCAACTATGTGATCAAATCGGAGCGACGTCGATTTCAGCGAGCCGCGTTGATCGGGGTAAAGGGGCTATATGAGCAGTATTCGACTCGGCATACGGACGATGAAGGGCTGATTACAGATGCCTATGTGGCGGATTCAGAGCAGCGGCATCTGCACGTACCGGTCATTTATGGAGATTACTTTTTTACCGAAGCGCTGGTTAAGCTGCGTGGTGGACAAGGGCTGATGACACCGGGCTTGCAGGCACGTCCTTAA
- a CDS encoding response regulator gives MYSVIIVDDNRPVLNYLSRSVQWESLGLELKGCFSGSREALTYAEQHGIDIVVTDIGMPEMNGIELITQIKQLQPALQSVIISCHGEFAYAQQAVKLGVKDYLLKENLTADQLEHVLKEICERLEREQSDSRERRRLQEEHRRHRLLLKRKLTDELLSGGEVDELYGIRRLAHFGFEWNGSGLVPVYYRITASAERKRRFHDLELLSFAVENIVEEIAEGSGRAIHLSQQGGEGYIWISLPVRSHSERERILHDVIYRMMHSVKTFAKAEMIAVAGAVQSGLLPLIRQSMLLKEQSDCYFYLHPSQLYRAPVPVSFGQESQLFAHYPVVTETLAAALQPEGDIHMWIAERLQQITEQCYHPEVVKSFMLKLAIDWQIKRQQRYGQPFAIPVEQLHRQMSEVGHLGELEEWLDSTFGALAERARNWAGQPDCRPEIFRARSYVEQHMYRLVKLEEVADHLHLNHSYFSRLFKRETGETFIEYVTRVKMQRAQEWISSGEGTVEEVARMLGYQYKSYFLKLYKLYTGQSPVKSKGEQG, from the coding sequence ATGTACAGCGTAATAATCGTTGACGATAACCGACCCGTCTTGAATTATTTGTCTCGGTCGGTGCAATGGGAGTCGTTGGGGCTGGAATTGAAGGGATGCTTCAGTGGATCGCGTGAAGCGCTGACGTATGCGGAGCAGCATGGCATTGATATTGTCGTAACAGATATTGGTATGCCGGAGATGAACGGAATTGAGCTGATTACGCAGATCAAGCAGCTGCAACCAGCATTGCAGTCGGTGATCATTTCCTGTCATGGTGAATTTGCCTATGCACAGCAGGCAGTGAAACTGGGGGTAAAAGATTATTTACTCAAGGAGAATCTGACGGCAGATCAATTGGAGCATGTGCTCAAGGAAATTTGCGAACGGCTGGAGCGCGAGCAATCTGATTCCCGTGAACGCCGTCGTTTACAGGAGGAGCATCGTCGTCATCGACTGCTGCTCAAGCGCAAGCTGACGGATGAGTTGCTGTCGGGTGGTGAGGTAGACGAATTGTATGGCATTCGGCGCTTAGCACATTTTGGATTTGAATGGAATGGAAGTGGATTGGTGCCAGTGTATTACCGGATTACCGCCAGTGCGGAGCGTAAGCGCCGTTTTCACGATCTGGAGCTGCTGTCGTTTGCGGTCGAAAATATCGTGGAGGAGATTGCTGAAGGGTCTGGGCGGGCGATTCATTTGAGTCAGCAGGGCGGAGAAGGCTATATCTGGATCTCACTGCCAGTGCGGTCGCATAGCGAGCGGGAGCGTATTTTGCATGATGTGATCTACCGGATGATGCACAGTGTCAAAACATTCGCCAAGGCGGAAATGATTGCTGTCGCTGGAGCCGTCCAGTCGGGCCTGTTGCCTTTAATTCGGCAGTCGATGCTGCTCAAGGAGCAGAGTGATTGTTATTTCTATTTGCATCCGTCGCAGCTGTATCGAGCACCAGTACCAGTGTCTTTTGGACAGGAAAGTCAGTTGTTTGCTCATTATCCGGTCGTAACGGAAACACTTGCCGCGGCTTTGCAGCCCGAAGGTGATATTCATATGTGGATCGCGGAGCGATTACAGCAAATCACAGAGCAATGCTATCACCCAGAGGTGGTCAAATCGTTTATGCTCAAGCTGGCGATTGACTGGCAAATCAAGCGGCAGCAGCGATACGGGCAGCCTTTTGCTATTCCGGTGGAGCAGCTGCATCGGCAAATGTCGGAAGTAGGACATCTTGGAGAACTAGAGGAATGGCTGGATAGTACATTCGGAGCGCTGGCAGAGCGAGCGCGCAACTGGGCGGGACAGCCAGATTGCCGACCGGAGATTTTTCGAGCGCGCAGTTATGTGGAGCAGCATATGTACCGATTAGTCAAGCTGGAAGAGGTGGCAGATCATCTGCATCTGAATCATAGTTATTTTAGCCGTCTGTTCAAGCGTGAGACAGGAGAGACGTTTATCGAATATGTTACACGTGTCAAAATGCAGCGTGCTCAGGAATGGATCTCGTCGGGCGAAGGCACGGTGGAAGAGGTGGCACGGATGCTTGGCTATCAGTACAAGAGCTATTTTCTGAAATTATACAAGCTGTATACCGGTCAATCTCCTGTCAAAAGCAAAGGAGAACAGGGATGA
- a CDS encoding sensor histidine kinase codes for MKKWRGWRPVSLRSKLIVAVACCLLLTIGAGSLLSSWLTKDMMKETVIQNAGNSLDAANLYLTDQINRLIYISNYLYLDNELNLSLKYRQSGVYVGQTEVSDVMRKLDNLSYAGEPVYISVWTGDGKMIYSNFQSDQYRIDGLNMSSIVHSEQFAPGGRLNFWLHPSYISQQGTDEQQQPYMLSVARSLRILSGKPYGYVVISMDEQRLKEVLSKYSSTIQMMVVGPDNRIISHNDDGMIGKDFDAVKNGRSDLVEVERDMSVSGWRLAGLVPYGAAAQKINRIYQVTNLVQAVVVLLFLVLLMLGIARLTQPIARLVRVVRQIDNEHLHLRSGIRGDDEAGLLGQSLDDMLDRVENMIRQVEREQSERRRAELDMLQAQINPHFLFNILGAIRMDLLLKGSEEAAELLGSLSSLLRMTINRGNEMIPVREEMETVRHYVRLIDFQRDTRVRLEMDMQPESLEVMLPRFIIQPLVENAYQHGLSRYGGILWIQSWVSEAFLHIEVRDSGEGMDELRLEQVRAKLAALAEPVDADVFDDSDLLARTGISGIGLTNVVRRLYMIYGNQVQIQVDSHPGEGTGIMLGIPLHPYAVEADSGESTDGYSKSTIPLGTLAETE; via the coding sequence ATGAAAAAGTGGCGCGGATGGCGACCGGTATCACTGCGTAGCAAGCTGATTGTAGCAGTCGCCTGCTGTCTGTTGCTGACGATCGGAGCAGGTTCGCTACTATCGAGCTGGTTAACGAAGGATATGATGAAAGAAACCGTTATCCAGAATGCGGGCAATTCGCTTGATGCGGCGAATCTGTATTTGACCGATCAGATCAACCGTCTGATCTATATTTCCAATTATTTATATTTAGATAATGAATTGAATCTGTCGCTGAAATATCGGCAAAGTGGCGTGTATGTCGGGCAAACAGAAGTATCTGATGTGATGCGCAAGCTGGACAATCTGTCGTATGCAGGTGAGCCGGTATACATTTCGGTTTGGACAGGCGATGGCAAGATGATTTATAGCAATTTTCAATCGGATCAATATCGGATTGATGGGCTGAATATGAGCAGTATTGTGCATAGTGAGCAATTTGCACCCGGCGGACGGCTAAATTTCTGGCTGCATCCATCGTATATTAGCCAGCAGGGGACAGATGAGCAGCAGCAGCCGTATATGCTGTCCGTGGCGCGAAGTTTGCGCATTTTATCAGGCAAGCCATATGGCTATGTGGTGATCAGTATGGATGAGCAGCGACTCAAGGAAGTGCTGAGCAAATATAGCTCCACCATTCAGATGATGGTGGTCGGACCAGATAATCGGATTATTTCGCATAATGATGATGGGATGATTGGCAAGGATTTTGATGCTGTAAAAAACGGACGTAGCGATCTGGTAGAGGTGGAGCGTGATATGTCTGTTTCTGGTTGGCGGCTGGCAGGGCTAGTGCCGTATGGAGCAGCCGCGCAGAAGATTAACCGAATCTATCAGGTGACCAATCTGGTACAGGCGGTCGTTGTGTTGTTGTTCTTGGTATTACTGATGCTCGGTATCGCCCGATTGACACAGCCGATTGCCCGACTCGTGCGAGTGGTACGTCAGATCGACAATGAGCATCTGCATTTGCGCTCTGGCATTCGCGGCGACGATGAAGCTGGGCTACTTGGTCAATCACTCGACGATATGCTGGATCGGGTGGAGAATATGATCCGACAGGTGGAGCGCGAGCAGAGCGAACGTAGGCGGGCTGAATTGGATATGCTGCAAGCACAGATTAATCCTCATTTTCTGTTCAATATTTTGGGTGCAATTCGTATGGATCTGCTACTCAAAGGCTCTGAGGAAGCAGCGGAGCTGCTAGGTTCGCTCTCCTCACTGCTGCGTATGACGATCAATCGAGGCAATGAGATGATTCCGGTTCGGGAAGAAATGGAAACCGTCCGTCATTATGTGCGACTCATCGACTTTCAACGCGATACAAGGGTGAGGTTGGAAATGGATATGCAGCCGGAATCGCTGGAAGTTATGCTGCCGCGCTTTATTATTCAGCCGCTAGTCGAGAATGCGTATCAGCACGGATTGTCACGCTATGGCGGCATATTATGGATTCAATCGTGGGTGAGTGAAGCGTTTCTGCATATTGAAGTGCGTGACAGTGGAGAAGGCATGGATGAGCTACGTTTGGAACAAGTGAGGGCAAAGTTGGCTGCACTGGCGGAGCCTGTGGATGCAGATGTATTTGACGATTCGGATTTGTTAGCACGTACTGGTATTTCTGGTATCGGGCTGACCAATGTGGTACGGCGTCTCTATATGATCTATGGCAATCAAGTCCAAATTCAGGTGGATAGTCATCCGGGTGAAGGCACTGGCATTATGCTGGGCATTCCGCTACATCCATATGCAGTGGAAGCCGATTCAGGCGAATCAACGGATGGATACTCCAAATCAACTATACCTCTCGGTACGCTTGCCGAGACAGAATGA
- a CDS encoding ABC transporter substrate-binding protein: MMTYTSYTFRSALLIFLCLSLVLAGCGKSQSATTGADGKKTITFYTWYTKEQFNWDTVYAAWQKAHPDIDIQYVGLSTKGDTDEYIKKLDLAAGSGDNLDVVMVNNAMTYAQRVDMGMFAPLDDMIDFKYEDEYLADFPVDHVRYAIPGKRSITYVLLNKDRLDKAGLKVPTDWTWDEFRDYAKKLTAPDHSYYGVYFHTWASQTLLELLNQPENNSYLKADGTSNMDDPNLRNSFQLRYDVEHTDHSAVPYSDAISQKLNYRDQFLSGAASMLVMGSWMNSTISGTAESAPDFKVAVAPYPKNNATDKTIYTSNDYDYYGIGAGSQQKETAFQFIRWMTTEGLQAQGTDISSWKKADVSKELETIVNNGTHPENVDLDSLTATFKVSEGINKPPAVPYLSEIESEVNAEFEKYILQKQDLNTTIANGKAIVQQIIDANRN, encoded by the coding sequence ATGATGACTTATACATCCTATACATTCCGTTCCGCCTTATTGATCTTCCTTTGTTTATCATTGGTACTGGCAGGCTGTGGCAAATCGCAAAGCGCCACTACCGGAGCAGACGGCAAGAAGACGATCACCTTTTACACATGGTATACGAAGGAGCAATTTAACTGGGATACAGTATATGCGGCTTGGCAAAAGGCACATCCCGACATCGACATCCAGTACGTCGGTCTATCCACCAAGGGCGATACTGACGAATATATCAAAAAGCTCGATCTCGCTGCTGGGTCAGGCGATAATTTGGACGTGGTGATGGTCAACAATGCGATGACCTATGCACAGCGCGTGGATATGGGTATGTTTGCACCGCTGGATGATATGATTGACTTTAAGTATGAGGATGAATATTTGGCAGATTTCCCGGTAGATCATGTGCGATATGCGATTCCGGGCAAGCGCTCGATCACCTACGTATTGCTGAACAAAGACCGTCTGGACAAAGCAGGTTTGAAAGTGCCCACGGATTGGACATGGGACGAATTCCGTGATTATGCGAAAAAACTGACTGCCCCAGATCATAGCTACTATGGTGTGTATTTCCACACATGGGCATCCCAGACGCTGCTAGAGCTGCTGAACCAGCCGGAAAACAACAGTTATCTCAAAGCAGATGGTACTTCCAATATGGATGATCCTAATCTGCGCAACTCATTCCAACTGCGTTATGACGTTGAGCATACGGATCATTCGGCAGTTCCTTACAGCGATGCTATTTCTCAAAAGCTGAACTACCGCGATCAATTCCTCAGTGGTGCAGCCAGTATGCTGGTGATGGGAAGCTGGATGAATTCTACCATCTCCGGTACAGCAGAATCGGCACCAGACTTCAAAGTAGCCGTAGCACCATATCCGAAAAACAACGCAACTGACAAAACGATCTATACGAGCAATGATTATGATTATTATGGCATTGGTGCTGGTTCCCAGCAGAAAGAGACCGCTTTCCAATTCATTCGCTGGATGACAACCGAAGGCTTGCAAGCACAAGGCACGGACATTTCTTCTTGGAAAAAGGCAGATGTGAGCAAGGAACTGGAAACGATCGTCAACAATGGTACGCATCCAGAAAACGTCGATCTCGATTCACTCACTGCCACCTTTAAAGTGAGCGAAGGCATCAACAAGCCGCCTGCTGTTCCGTATCTGTCAGAGATCGAATCCGAAGTGAATGCTGAATTTGAAAAGTATATTTTGCAGAAGCAGGACCTGAATACGACGATTGCCAACGGCAAAGCGATTGTGCAGCAAATTATAGATGCCAATCGCAATTGA